ACACCGTCGACCGTTGTGCCCCTCAAAAGCAAGCCACCACGAtggctgggggggggggaaggagttAGGTTGCTCCACAACCGTTGCGACTTCCCCGGAGATGTTACCCCAGAAATGAGATCAGGAACCATCAACGGCGTCCAGTTTGCGGGCATCTAGTATTCGTTTGATCGTTGTCTACTTCATCCTCACTACTTTAGAGTTGTCGTTCTACACGATCTAACGATATGCCACAAGTCAATCGGACCGCGCGGTGGCTTGGTCTTGACCAAGATGGCCAGGACATGGTCTATGCAAGGAATCAGAAGTAAACAGTCATAGTTTCGGCGACCACGTTTTTCATTTGTTAGAAGGGGGTTAGTGGTTAGGTACGAGGTAATGGGTAGGTAGTATGCCCCTGGGCGGGGCGATCAAAGTCGCAACGCATCCCGGCCGGCGTAGAGACACAGCATGACATACAGCCGAGGCCGTACCGAGCATACCATACCATACAGAGGCCCCTCCCCGAATCCGAACTTGGGTCTTGGGTGTGAAGGGCCGATATCGAAAAGCAAGTTGTTGTCAATGGGTTAGGTAGGTTGACAGCGGCATCATGGGTACCTAGATTGTGGATAGCGCCCAAAAAGCAAATATTTAAGATGATGATCGTCCGCCTCTGTTGTCAGAGAGAGAAGGGCAGAGACACCCGCTCTTCTCTCAGTCTCCCGATCTTTTTCACGAAACGGAaacgagagaaaaaagatGCCTTCCATCTCAAATCTTGCGCTGGCTGGCCTTTTGGCTGCTGGCCAGGGGGCTAGTGCTTCGCTTGTTGGGGCTATTCAGTTGGAGAAGTTTATTAAGCAGGGTAAGTTTTGCGGTTTGGTTCctggggggggagaggagtgAGGATTTGTGTGTTTGCTGACTTGCATTTTGCCGTGACACAGAGACCCCCATTGCTCTCCAGGCTGTCCTCGACAACATCGGCCCTGACGGAATCAAGGTTCCTGGTGCTGGACGCGGTCTTGTGATTGCTAGCCCGTCTACTTCCGATCCTGATTGTGAGTTGGACCCAGTCTGCCGCCAACATGCCTTGCATGAATGTCCTGTCTAACCATGAGAAACCACCAGACTTCTTCACCTGGACTCGTGACGCGGCCTTGACTTTCAGGACGCTGATTGATGATTTCGTGTTTGGAAACAAGGCTCTTGAGCCGTTGATCAATGATTATATCTACGGTCAGGCTCGTCTCCAGACTGTGAGCAACCCTTCGGGGACGCTTTTGCCCAACggtgctgggttgggtgagCCGAAGTATATGAAGGATGGTTCGAGGTATAATGGGAACTGGGGGCGTCCTCAGCGCGATGGGCCTCCTTTGAGGGCTATTTCGTTGATTCAGTACTCGAATTACCTTGTCTCGAAGGGGCagaaggcgagggtgaaggatGAGATTTGGCCCATTATTGCTAATGATCTGGCTTATGTTGGACAGTACTGGTACGTTTCCATTTTGTCCTTGTTGAGGTGATATCTGCTGTTGTGTCCTCCGAATCCTGCCGGCATATCAAATGCGGTGGGAAGGATGACGGGATGGCAAGCAGAAGGGACCATGCAGCTTACTTCGACAACGTGGCCCGCGTAACCCGCGTGACCGCATGACGAGTCTGGGGAAACACAAGGCTGACAGTTGTTTTGTCTCTAGGAACTCCACTGGCTTCGACctctgggaggaggtgaacgGTGCCTCgttcttcaccacccaggCTCAGTACCGCTCTCtcgtcgagggcgaggcccTTGCCAAGGTCCTCGGTCTCCCCTGCACGGCCTGCGCCGAGGCTCCCCAGGTCCTCTGCTTCCTCCAGTCCTACTGGAACGGCAAGTTCATCACCGCCAACTTCATCCAGGGCAACCACAACCGCGGCGGCGTCGACGCCAACACAGTCCTCGGCCCCCTTGTCGCCTTTGACCCTTATGCCCCCTGCGACTCCCCCAGCCTCCAGCCTTGCCACCCTCGCATGCTGGCCAACTTCAAGAACTTTGTCGACACCTTCCGTGACCCGGCCTTGTACCCCATCAACAAGGGCATCCCCCAGAACAAGGGCATCGCTCTCGGTCGCTACCCGGAGGACATTTACTACAACGGTAACCCCTGGtacctcatcaccctcggTTCCGCCGAGTACCTCtacgccgccatcgccagcTGGGAGAAATCCggcggcatcaccatcacccccacctccctccccttcttcaaagaCCTCTACCCGTTGGCTCGCGTCGGCACCTTTGGCAAGCTCCATCCCGCGTACTACCTCATCAAGGGCCTAGTCAAGACCTACGCCGACTCCTTCGTTGCCGTCTC
This window of the Podospora pseudoanserina strain CBS 124.78 chromosome 3, whole genome shotgun sequence genome carries:
- a CDS encoding hypothetical protein (EggNog:ENOG503NVQU; CAZy:GH15; COG:G; CAZy:CBM20) → MPSISNLALAGLLAAGQGASASLVGAIQLEKFIKQETPIALQAVLDNIGPDGIKVPGAGRGLVIASPSTSDPDYFFTWTRDAALTFRTLIDDFVFGNKALEPLINDYIYGQARLQTVSNPSGTLLPNGAGLGEPKYMKDGSRYNGNWGRPQRDGPPLRAISLIQYSNYLVSKGQKARVKDEIWPIIANDLAYVGQYWNSTGFDLWEEVNGASFFTTQAQYRSLVEGEALAKVLGLPCTACAEAPQVLCFLQSYWNGKFITANFIQGNHNRGGVDANTVLGPLVAFDPYAPCDSPSLQPCHPRMLANFKNFVDTFRDPALYPINKGIPQNKGIALGRYPEDIYYNGNPWYLITLGSAEYLYAAIASWEKSGGITITPTSLPFFKDLYPLARVGTFGKLHPAYYLIKGLVKTYADSFVAVSQKYTPKDGMMAEQFLKVEPFTPISARNLTWSFAAFVGMNHRRQGHLPPSWVPKNVKVPDVCVGTSVKGTYAPATQAGAPNVTIPCISNVLFQLNASTYYGENLYVVGNSPTLGSWDLETAYPLMSSRYTDERPLWFATIPLEMEEGVSTLRYKYARQQDCGQEWIVEEEERVLEVPACVKDGSEEVLAERDEAFNGPAGSPGGC